The Paenibacillus sp. FSL R7-0204 genome includes a region encoding these proteins:
- a CDS encoding 5' nucleotidase, NT5C type, which produces MRKPIIAVDMDDTICHLVKRAIYHNNIEFPTHPLRYEDMMDWNTDHLRHPDSTMDLFFGRPGLYEELELFDEYVVEEMEKLHNAYDVIIVTAAVPKTVLEKWNWLQKHMPYIPADNFFTCKRKHLIGYDLLIDDGPHNLLPAVQAGKKVLCIPHPWNLRVREQYSFPLMTSWEGAKERVDEILQA; this is translated from the coding sequence ATGCGCAAACCGATCATCGCCGTCGATATGGATGATACCATCTGCCATCTCGTGAAGCGTGCGATATACCACAATAACATTGAGTTTCCTACACATCCGCTTCGCTACGAAGATATGATGGATTGGAACACGGACCATCTGCGTCATCCGGACAGCACCATGGATCTGTTCTTCGGCAGACCGGGCCTCTACGAGGAGCTTGAGCTGTTCGACGAATATGTGGTGGAAGAGATGGAGAAGCTGCACAACGCCTATGACGTTATTATTGTAACGGCCGCTGTCCCGAAGACGGTGCTGGAGAAATGGAACTGGCTGCAAAAGCATATGCCGTATATCCCGGCCGACAATTTCTTCACCTGCAAGCGGAAGCATCTGATCGGCTACGATCTGCTGATTGATGACGGCCCGCATAACCTGCTGCCCGCCGTTCAGGCAGGGAAGAAGGTGCTCTGTATTCCGCATCCGTGGAACCTGAGGGTACGGGAGCAATACTCTTTTCCGCTGATGACCTCCTGGGAGGGTGCCAAGGAACGGGTGGATGAGATTTTGCAGGCGTAG
- a CDS encoding alpha-mannosidase has translation MANNLDNNIANKKTAHIISHTHWDREWYMPYEHHHLLLIELMDKLLDTLDQDPEYRYFHLDGQTIIREDYLQVRPEQRERLDRYIREGRIHFGPWYVLQDEFLTSGEANLRNLLIGHMDARPFGIISKTGYFPDSFGNMGQAPQILRQAGITNAIFGRGVKPTGFNNEVSENDTYESPYSEMIWRSPDSSEVLGVLFANWYCNGMEVPADPVAAKAYWDKNLADAEKFASTPHLLFMNGCDHQPIQTDLSEAIRTASGLYPDVEFVHSNFDKYLKALEDNLPGNLVTVEGELRSQHTDGWGTLVNTASSRVYLKQLNQSGQTLLEKVAEPLAAFAALAGVQAYPHALLTYAWKTLMQNHPHDSICGCSVDEVHREMVTRFAKSSQMAEAIATQSAAALTEAIDVAGVTAWGAEAVPFTVFNTSGWSRTGTVTVELITVKKYFPEGPNPQTLARELAQEPLGEWQIMDEEGKVYPGRLEDLGVHFGYELPKDRFRQPYMARKVRVSFPAADVAALGYRTYALVPAAAAAGAEAAELDSVYVQGHTMENAKLIVAVADNGTVTVTDKQSGAVYAGLNAYENTGDIGNEYVYRQPEGSEVLTTEGLTAEISIEEQSPSRVVMQTVLRWEVPASADETFLTEKQQMVPFTERNAGRSEQMVSLVLTTHYTLEAGSGMLQVSTSFNNQAKDQRLRALFPSGLEADHHYADSVFEVARRNNRPAAEWINPSNAQHQQVFVSVADGVHGLAVANKGLNEYEVLLDGKNTIAVTLLRSSSELGDWGVFETPEAQCLGEQNVEYAIIPYTGDGAVSGAYAQAYQYQIPWTVLQTQGPAARVPAVNGRPHAGGMALPVSGQWLSWNAEASPLAFSTLKLSEETGDLVARWYNLGAEAAELKVTPSFKAGAVYESDVLERRVSKLAAAEQTVDGFKIVTQVYQLEK, from the coding sequence ATGGCTAACAACCTAGATAACAACATCGCTAATAAAAAAACAGCGCATATCATCTCGCACACCCACTGGGACCGCGAATGGTATATGCCTTATGAACATCACCATCTGTTGTTGATTGAACTGATGGATAAGCTGCTGGATACGCTGGATCAAGACCCGGAGTACCGTTATTTCCACCTGGACGGACAGACGATTATCCGCGAGGATTATCTGCAGGTCCGTCCGGAGCAGAGAGAACGGCTGGACCGCTATATCCGTGAAGGACGCATTCATTTCGGTCCGTGGTACGTGCTCCAGGACGAGTTCCTGACCAGCGGGGAGGCGAATCTGCGCAATCTGCTGATCGGGCATATGGACGCCAGACCCTTCGGGATCATCTCCAAAACCGGCTATTTCCCTGACTCCTTCGGCAACATGGGCCAGGCACCGCAGATTCTCCGGCAGGCCGGAATTACGAATGCCATCTTCGGACGCGGCGTGAAGCCGACAGGATTCAACAATGAAGTCAGCGAGAACGATACCTACGAGTCTCCTTATTCCGAGATGATCTGGCGTTCGCCGGACAGCTCGGAGGTGCTGGGCGTGCTGTTCGCCAACTGGTACTGCAACGGGATGGAGGTTCCGGCCGATCCGGTGGCCGCCAAGGCTTATTGGGACAAGAATCTCGCAGACGCCGAGAAGTTCGCTTCTACGCCGCATCTGCTGTTCATGAACGGCTGCGATCACCAGCCAATTCAGACCGATCTGTCCGAGGCGATCCGCACAGCTTCAGGCCTGTATCCTGATGTGGAGTTCGTGCATTCCAATTTCGACAAGTATCTGAAGGCGCTGGAAGACAATCTTCCCGGCAATCTGGTGACGGTGGAAGGGGAGCTGCGCAGCCAGCATACGGATGGATGGGGAACACTGGTCAACACGGCGTCCTCGCGGGTGTATCTGAAGCAATTGAACCAATCCGGTCAGACTTTGCTGGAAAAGGTGGCTGAGCCATTGGCGGCGTTCGCTGCGCTGGCCGGGGTACAGGCCTATCCGCATGCGCTGCTGACCTATGCATGGAAGACGCTCATGCAGAATCATCCGCATGACAGCATCTGCGGGTGCAGCGTGGATGAGGTGCACCGCGAGATGGTGACCCGGTTCGCCAAGAGCAGCCAGATGGCTGAGGCGATTGCCACCCAGAGCGCGGCTGCATTAACTGAAGCCATTGATGTGGCCGGAGTCACGGCCTGGGGAGCGGAAGCGGTTCCGTTCACCGTATTTAATACCAGCGGCTGGTCTAGAACCGGAACGGTTACGGTGGAGCTGATTACAGTCAAGAAATATTTCCCTGAGGGGCCCAATCCGCAGACTCTGGCCAGAGAGCTTGCACAGGAGCCGCTTGGTGAATGGCAGATTATGGACGAAGAGGGCAAAGTCTATCCGGGCCGGCTTGAGGATCTCGGAGTCCACTTCGGCTACGAGCTGCCCAAGGACCGCTTCCGCCAGCCTTATATGGCGCGTAAGGTCCGGGTGAGCTTCCCGGCAGCGGATGTGGCAGCGCTTGGGTACCGTACGTATGCATTGGTTCCCGCGGCCGCTGCCGCCGGAGCGGAAGCAGCCGAGTTGGATAGTGTGTATGTCCAGGGTCACACCATGGAGAATGCCAAGCTGATCGTTGCGGTTGCAGATAACGGTACTGTGACTGTTACAGACAAGCAATCAGGTGCGGTGTATGCCGGATTGAATGCATATGAGAATACCGGGGACATCGGCAATGAGTATGTGTACCGCCAGCCGGAAGGCAGCGAGGTGCTGACCACCGAAGGCTTGACGGCTGAGATTTCAATCGAGGAGCAGTCCCCGTCGCGTGTGGTGATGCAGACGGTGCTGCGCTGGGAGGTTCCGGCCAGTGCAGACGAGACTTTCCTTACCGAGAAGCAGCAGATGGTACCGTTCACGGAGCGCAATGCCGGGCGTTCGGAGCAGATGGTTTCGCTTGTACTGACAACCCATTACACGCTGGAAGCCGGAAGCGGAATGCTGCAGGTAAGCACCAGCTTCAACAATCAGGCCAAGGACCAGCGGCTTAGAGCCTTGTTCCCTTCAGGACTCGAAGCGGATCACCACTATGCGGACTCCGTCTTCGAGGTGGCCAGACGTAATAACCGGCCAGCGGCAGAATGGATCAATCCGAGCAACGCCCAGCATCAGCAGGTATTCGTCAGTGTTGCAGACGGAGTCCATGGACTTGCCGTGGCGAACAAAGGCCTGAATGAATACGAGGTTCTGCTGGACGGGAAGAACACGATTGCCGTGACCCTGCTGCGTTCCTCCTCTGAGCTGGGAGACTGGGGCGTGTTCGAGACGCCGGAGGCCCAGTGCCTGGGCGAGCAGAACGTAGAATATGCAATCATCCCTTACACTGGTGACGGCGCTGTATCCGGTGCTTATGCCCAGGCTTACCAATACCAGATTCCATGGACGGTCCTTCAGACCCAAGGCCCGGCTGCACGCGTACCGGCCGTCAATGGACGTCCGCATGCAGGCGGAATGGCTCTGCCGGTATCCGGGCAGTGGCTAAGCTGGAATGCCGAAGCTTCCCCGTTGGCCTTCTCCACCCTGAAGCTATCCGAGGAGACGGGCGATCTCGTGGCCCGCTGGTACAATCTGGGCGCAGAAGCAGCCGAGCTTAAAGTTACCCCTTCCTTCAAGGCCGGGGCGGTCTACGAGAGTGATGTGCTGGAGCGCCGGGTCTCGAAGCTGGCAGCAGCGGAGCAGACCGTGGACGGCTTCAAGATCGTCACGCAGGTGTACCAGTTGGAGAAATAG
- a CDS encoding GntR family transcriptional regulator: MANDSGSIPMYEMIFRTLRERITQHEYKAGDRVPSEKELCSEFGVSRITAKKALKLLADEQLIIRQPGRGSFVADANSLFMKPFDFQQPPGTPGKKQIIGLVITHFSDMYGTELIYGMEEASRDHDAFLVVRRSFGIPELEEKAIQQLLGIGVDGLIIFPAQGEYFSAEILKLVIQKFPFVMIDRYLKGIPASSVSTDNVQAAKEATRYLFGLGHRHIGFLAPPPANTTAIEERIDGIIEAHVEHNLLLNRELWMETITSTMPNVFDPQARIADVDRLVEHLQKYPQITALFAAEYDIALLVEEAAGQLGLRIPEDLSVICFDSPDPHEGCRMTHMRQNQFSIGKQAFENVLTMQGQEQPITRILLPAQFIPGRSTAQAQQE; encoded by the coding sequence ATGGCCAATGACTCGGGCTCGATCCCGATGTATGAAATGATTTTTAGAACGCTGCGCGAACGGATCACACAACATGAATATAAAGCCGGGGACCGGGTTCCCTCCGAGAAAGAGCTGTGCAGTGAATTCGGGGTGAGCCGGATTACAGCCAAGAAAGCCCTCAAGCTGCTGGCCGATGAACAACTGATTATCCGCCAGCCGGGCAGGGGCTCCTTCGTCGCTGATGCGAATTCGTTATTCATGAAACCGTTTGATTTCCAGCAGCCGCCCGGGACCCCCGGCAAGAAACAGATTATTGGACTGGTCATTACACACTTCAGTGATATGTACGGTACCGAGCTGATCTACGGGATGGAAGAGGCTTCGCGGGACCATGACGCCTTCCTGGTGGTGCGGCGGTCGTTCGGGATTCCAGAACTGGAAGAGAAGGCGATTCAGCAGCTTCTGGGGATTGGTGTGGATGGGCTGATTATTTTTCCGGCACAAGGCGAATACTTCAGCGCTGAGATTCTGAAGCTGGTCATTCAGAAATTCCCGTTCGTCATGATTGACCGTTACCTGAAGGGGATCCCCGCTTCGTCCGTCAGTACGGATAATGTGCAGGCCGCCAAGGAGGCAACGCGTTATCTGTTCGGGCTGGGACACCGGCATATCGGATTCCTGGCTCCGCCGCCGGCGAATACCACAGCCATTGAGGAACGGATCGACGGCATTATTGAAGCTCATGTGGAGCATAATCTGCTGTTGAACCGAGAGCTATGGATGGAGACGATTACGTCCACCATGCCCAATGTCTTCGACCCGCAGGCCCGGATCGCAGATGTGGACAGGCTGGTGGAGCATCTGCAGAAATATCCGCAGATTACGGCATTGTTTGCTGCGGAGTATGACATCGCTTTGCTGGTGGAGGAGGCGGCAGGCCAACTGGGACTGCGCATTCCCGAAGACTTGTCCGTCATTTGCTTCGACAGTCCCGATCCGCATGAGGGCTGCCGAATGACGCATATGCGTCAGAATCAGTTCAGCATCGGGAAGCAAGCCTTCGAGAATGTACTTACGATGCAGGGGCAGGAACAGCCTATCACCCGGATTCTGCTGCCGGCTCAATTCATTCCTGGCCGCTCAACCGCACAGGCCCAGCAGGAGTGA
- a CDS encoding extracellular solute-binding protein: MKTNKLKVTMTAAMASLLLLTTACSSGNSNAGSGNAGGKEEVTITFRSSGSEDTLAKYFKSGLIEKFETANPDIKINIAPVLASEGDYTSKIVLQMKSPDTAPDIVAEDTSIIKSDAAAGYLEPLDTQVAGWSDWKDKFIENLKEGVTGEDGKVYGVPATSDTRGIWYNKELLAQAGLPVPFKPANWEEVLQAARTIKDKLPGVTPLNMIVGKSSGEGVTMQTLEMLLYGTSDTLYNDQTKKWVVSSAGLLDSFKFINQVFNVDKTGPTMQVALNGQAGSIAFQQLFPQGKLAMAVDGSWAGSTWFENGAAPIANVAEKMGFAPFPTQTGQAPGAITMSGGWAWSIPAQSQNKEAAWKFLEFLMNQENATGRVVAEGNLSPRNDSVDVAGYTDRTFTAEAQALLEVAKFRPANDQYATVSAQLQSIVESIASGKLTPEDGVKQLKDNVARSLGEDKVEVK, encoded by the coding sequence ATGAAAACAAATAAATTAAAAGTAACGATGACAGCGGCCATGGCTTCCCTTCTTCTGTTGACAACGGCCTGTTCAAGCGGCAATTCCAATGCGGGTTCGGGAAATGCCGGAGGCAAGGAAGAAGTCACCATTACCTTCCGTTCGTCAGGCTCAGAAGATACATTGGCCAAATATTTCAAATCCGGGCTGATTGAGAAATTCGAAACCGCGAACCCGGATATTAAGATTAATATCGCTCCGGTACTGGCCAGTGAAGGGGACTATACCTCCAAGATCGTACTGCAGATGAAGTCTCCTGACACAGCGCCGGACATTGTGGCTGAAGATACCTCGATCATCAAGTCGGATGCGGCAGCCGGCTATCTGGAGCCGCTCGATACACAGGTTGCAGGCTGGAGTGACTGGAAGGACAAGTTCATTGAGAACCTCAAAGAAGGGGTAACCGGTGAAGACGGCAAAGTCTACGGCGTTCCGGCCACCTCCGATACCCGGGGAATCTGGTATAACAAAGAGCTGCTGGCGCAAGCGGGATTGCCGGTGCCTTTCAAGCCTGCGAACTGGGAAGAAGTGCTTCAGGCCGCACGTACCATCAAGGATAAGCTGCCGGGTGTAACCCCGCTGAATATGATCGTGGGCAAGTCCAGCGGAGAAGGCGTAACCATGCAGACCCTGGAAATGCTGCTGTATGGAACGAGCGACACGCTCTATAATGACCAAACGAAGAAATGGGTCGTAAGCAGTGCAGGTCTGCTCGACTCCTTCAAATTCATTAATCAGGTATTCAATGTGGATAAAACAGGACCAACGATGCAGGTTGCACTTAACGGACAAGCCGGCAGCATTGCCTTCCAGCAGCTCTTCCCGCAAGGCAAGCTTGCTATGGCGGTGGATGGAAGCTGGGCAGGATCGACCTGGTTCGAGAACGGCGCGGCTCCAATTGCGAATGTAGCAGAGAAGATGGGCTTCGCTCCATTCCCGACACAGACGGGTCAAGCCCCTGGAGCCATCACCATGTCCGGCGGCTGGGCCTGGTCGATTCCGGCACAATCGCAGAACAAAGAAGCGGCATGGAAATTCCTTGAATTCCTGATGAATCAGGAGAATGCTACAGGACGTGTAGTAGCAGAGGGCAACCTGAGCCCGCGTAACGATTCCGTGGATGTAGCAGGCTATACTGACCGTACGTTTACCGCCGAAGCTCAGGCTTTGCTGGAAGTGGCTAAATTCCGTCCGGCCAATGATCAGTATGCTACCGTATCCGCACAGCTTCAGAGCATTGTAGAGAGCATTGCATCCGGCAAGCTTACACCGGAAGATGGCGTGAAGCAGTTGAAGGATAACGTAGCCCGCTCGCTTGGCGAAGATAAAGTAGAAGTTAAATAG
- a CDS encoding glycoside hydrolase family 125 protein has translation MQNVIPKSVYDLIEKVQRELPDSSKLAKMFEDCIINTIGTTISPKADGTTFVITGDIPAMWLRDSAAQVRPYLLLAAEDPGMEAMIAGLVKRQMNYILLDPYANAFNETANGHGHQSDLTEMSPWIWERKYEIDSLAYPIQLSYLLWKNSGCVTQFDETFRRAALEILKLWRVEQHHETKSPYTFQRLDAPLTDTLAREGKGSETAYTGMTWSGFRPSDDNCEYGYLIPSNMFAVVVLRYLEEIAREIYGDQELAASAKKLGDEINQGIQEHGIYNHPVYGRIYAYETDGLGHYNLMDDANVPSLLSLPYLGYTDESDEVYRNTRKFILSEDNPYYYKGRAAEGIGSPHTPEGYIWHIALSMQGLTSPERSEKARLLQLIQDTDGGTGLTHEGFSVEDASQFTRPWFSWSNMLFSELIMDYCGFRVLK, from the coding sequence CTGCAGAATGTAATTCCAAAGTCCGTCTATGATTTGATCGAGAAGGTACAGAGAGAGCTTCCAGACTCTTCCAAGCTGGCGAAGATGTTCGAGGACTGCATCATCAATACCATTGGTACCACGATTTCGCCAAAAGCGGACGGGACCACTTTTGTTATAACAGGTGATATACCAGCTATGTGGCTGCGTGATTCCGCAGCGCAGGTTCGCCCGTATCTGCTGCTTGCCGCCGAGGACCCGGGGATGGAAGCGATGATCGCGGGGCTGGTGAAGCGGCAGATGAATTATATCCTGCTTGATCCGTACGCCAATGCTTTCAATGAAACGGCGAACGGCCACGGACATCAATCCGATCTGACCGAGATGAGCCCATGGATCTGGGAACGCAAATATGAGATTGATTCGCTGGCTTATCCGATTCAGCTCAGTTATCTGCTATGGAAGAATAGCGGCTGTGTCACGCAGTTCGATGAGACCTTCCGCCGGGCTGCCCTTGAGATCCTGAAGCTGTGGAGAGTGGAGCAGCATCATGAGACCAAGTCCCCGTACACCTTCCAGCGTCTGGATGCCCCGCTTACGGACACACTGGCCAGAGAAGGCAAAGGCAGTGAGACCGCATATACCGGGATGACCTGGTCGGGCTTCCGTCCAAGTGACGATAACTGTGAATACGGGTATCTGATTCCGTCCAATATGTTCGCTGTCGTTGTCCTGCGTTATCTGGAAGAGATTGCCCGTGAGATCTACGGGGATCAGGAGCTTGCAGCATCCGCGAAGAAGCTTGGCGATGAGATCAATCAGGGAATACAAGAGCATGGCATCTATAATCATCCCGTATATGGGAGAATCTATGCTTATGAGACGGATGGGCTGGGCCACTACAATCTGATGGATGATGCCAATGTTCCAAGCCTGCTGTCCCTGCCGTATCTGGGCTACACCGACGAGAGCGACGAGGTGTACCGGAATACCCGGAAGTTCATTCTGAGTGAGGATAACCCTTATTACTATAAAGGGCGCGCGGCGGAAGGCATCGGAAGCCCGCATACCCCGGAGGGTTATATCTGGCACATCGCATTGTCGATGCAGGGCCTGACTTCCCCAGAACGCAGCGAGAAAGCCCGCCTGCTTCAGCTCATTCAGGACACGGATGGCGGAACCGGCCTGACCCATGAAGGCTTCTCCGTGGAGGATGCCTCACAGTTCACCCGTCCATGGTTCTCCTGGTCGAATATGCTGTTCAGTGAACTGATTATGGATTATTGCGGTTTTCGGGTATTGAAGTAG
- a CDS encoding carbohydrate ABC transporter permease has translation MVKHRLQRNIQYGILVVLGLCFLLPLFWILLASFDTNAQQGIRFPNFTLDNFSAVLGDSGNLRSFGVGVILSGGQATLVVLASVLAAYPLSRYEMRFKKSFLLSILFMTALPITAVMVPVFQMFLFFKLQNSIFATMLFLTSSSLPYGIWMMKSFMDSVPIDLEEAAWIDGASVWGGLRRIVAPLMLPGIATIAIFTFSGSWGNFFVPYILLQTPEKLPASVTIYQFFGSHGMVEYGRLAAFSLLYTMPSVVLYMFSQRYMSKGFSMGGATKG, from the coding sequence GTGGTCAAGCATAGGCTTCAACGTAATATACAATACGGCATTCTGGTGGTTCTGGGACTCTGCTTCCTACTGCCGTTATTCTGGATTCTGCTCGCTTCGTTTGATACAAATGCCCAGCAGGGTATAAGGTTCCCCAATTTCACGCTGGATAACTTCTCGGCAGTGCTCGGAGACAGCGGCAATCTGCGCTCGTTCGGCGTGGGTGTCATTCTCTCCGGAGGTCAGGCGACACTGGTCGTCCTTGCATCCGTACTGGCTGCCTATCCCTTATCCCGTTATGAGATGCGTTTCAAAAAAAGCTTTCTGCTCAGCATCCTGTTCATGACGGCGCTGCCGATTACGGCTGTCATGGTTCCGGTATTTCAAATGTTCCTGTTCTTCAAATTACAGAATTCAATCTTCGCTACCATGCTCTTCCTCACTTCATCTTCCCTTCCGTATGGCATCTGGATGATGAAGAGCTTCATGGACTCCGTGCCGATCGACCTGGAGGAAGCGGCCTGGATTGACGGCGCCTCTGTCTGGGGCGGACTCCGAAGAATCGTGGCCCCGCTTATGCTTCCGGGTATCGCGACGATAGCGATCTTTACCTTCTCGGGCAGCTGGGGGAACTTCTTCGTACCGTATATTCTGCTCCAGACGCCGGAGAAGCTGCCGGCATCCGTTACCATCTATCAATTCTTCGGCAGCCACGGCATGGTCGAATACGGCAGACTCGCTGCCTTCTCACTGCTCTACACGATGCCTTCCGTAGTGCTGTATATGTTCTCCCAGCGGTATATGTCCAAGGGGTTCAGCATGGGCGGAGCAACCAAAGGATAA
- a CDS encoding lmo0937 family membrane protein, protein MLWGLIGLVVVVWLLGLIFNFMGNMIHLLLFVAAVLFVINLFKGRSRR, encoded by the coding sequence ATGCTGTGGGGATTAATCGGACTGGTAGTGGTGGTATGGCTGTTAGGCCTCATCTTTAATTTCATGGGCAATATGATTCATCTGCTGCTGTTTGTCGCAGCGGTCCTGTTCGTGATCAACCTGTTCAAGGGGCGGTCGCGGAGATAA
- a CDS encoding class I SAM-dependent methyltransferase, giving the protein MVWNSSRPVFETDERGTHLNTAWEGHRRFGYDLVRHMKSGKIVELGTYYGASHFAFCQAVKDHGLATECYAVDTWLGDQHSGLYDESCYQSVLSSSGTYYPGISHLLRMTFDEALLQFADRSIDLLHIDGLHTYEAVKHDYESWLPKLAECGVILFHDIAAMQEDFGVYRYWESLQMQYYAVQFEHSYGLGILMPKGCTPVTLHMHANWNVIKPLYP; this is encoded by the coding sequence ATGGTATGGAACAGCAGCAGACCTGTGTTTGAGACGGATGAGCGGGGGACGCATCTGAATACCGCTTGGGAAGGGCATCGCAGATTCGGCTACGACTTGGTCCGACATATGAAGTCTGGCAAGATCGTAGAATTGGGGACGTATTACGGCGCTTCTCACTTCGCCTTCTGTCAGGCAGTCAAGGATCATGGGCTTGCAACGGAATGTTACGCAGTCGATACGTGGTTAGGCGACCAGCATTCGGGACTGTACGATGAATCCTGTTACCAGTCCGTGTTATCCTCATCGGGCACCTATTACCCCGGGATCTCTCATCTGCTGCGCATGACCTTCGACGAGGCATTGCTTCAATTTGCAGACCGAAGCATCGACTTGCTGCATATTGACGGTCTTCACACCTATGAGGCGGTCAAGCATGATTATGAGTCCTGGCTGCCGAAGCTGGCGGAATGCGGCGTTATTTTGTTCCATGATATTGCAGCTATGCAAGAAGACTTCGGCGTATACCGCTACTGGGAAAGTCTGCAGATGCAGTACTACGCAGTACAATTCGAGCATAGCTACGGACTTGGCATTCTGATGCCCAAGGGCTGCACCCCGGTAACCTTGCACATGCACGCTAACTGGAATGTAATCAAGCCGCTGTATCCTTAA
- a CDS encoding carbohydrate ABC transporter permease — MKRKSRGAFLFLSPSVLLLLIFFIVPIILTICFAFTNMALTGSAARNLQFIGFQNFTNMFQDPDFRISVLRTLVFLIFSAVIGQVVLGFILALLMKEKNVTFRRIIGIIVIAGWVTPEIVVAFCMVAFFSDNGSLNQIIGWFGISPVSWLFSFPMVSVIIANIWHGTAFSMMVYQSALDEIPKDIEEAATIDGASNFKILSYITIPMVKGSIVTNMMLVTLQTLGVFTLIYTMTGGGPGTATQTLPVFMYNQAFVNYQFGYGTAISLVLLVIGIVASLFYMKSMKVKV, encoded by the coding sequence ATGAAAAGAAAGTCGCGGGGCGCATTTTTATTTCTGTCGCCTTCTGTCTTGCTGCTGCTGATATTCTTTATCGTACCGATTATTCTAACGATTTGCTTTGCCTTTACCAATATGGCCTTGACGGGGAGTGCCGCCCGTAACCTGCAATTCATCGGGTTCCAGAATTTCACCAACATGTTCCAGGACCCGGATTTCCGGATCAGCGTCTTAAGAACCTTGGTCTTCCTGATTTTCTCAGCGGTAATCGGCCAGGTCGTGCTCGGCTTCATTTTAGCCTTGTTAATGAAGGAGAAGAATGTAACCTTCCGCCGGATCATCGGCATTATTGTCATTGCGGGCTGGGTTACACCGGAGATCGTAGTCGCCTTCTGTATGGTTGCGTTCTTCAGTGATAACGGGTCCCTCAATCAGATCATCGGCTGGTTTGGCATTAGCCCGGTCTCCTGGCTGTTCAGCTTCCCGATGGTGAGTGTAATCATTGCGAACATCTGGCACGGGACCGCTTTTTCGATGATGGTCTATCAATCGGCACTGGATGAGATTCCTAAGGATATCGAGGAAGCCGCCACTATCGACGGGGCAAGCAACTTCAAAATTCTAAGCTACATCACCATCCCAATGGTTAAAGGTTCGATTGTCACCAACATGATGCTCGTAACGCTACAGACGCTGGGCGTATTCACACTGATCTATACCATGACCGGAGGGGGCCCGGGTACGGCCACTCAGACCTTGCCGGTATTTATGTACAATCAGGCCTTCGTCAATTATCAATTCGGATACGGTACCGCAATTTCACTCGTGCTGCTGGTGATCGGTATTGTTGCAAGCTTGTTCTACATGAAATCAATGAAAGTCAAGGTCTAA
- a CDS encoding alpha/beta fold hydrolase, which produces MTNSSSHPKPAAPKLRSRLLKLLLILVSAILFLIGSGFLYEAIAASSARKSYPAPGRLVDAGGYNLHIRLLGAGAPTIILEAGSGETSLSWREIPELLAEHATVVTYDRAGYAWSEQADTERSGANIVRELHTALKNAEIPGPYLMVGHSLGGMYARLFTQTYPDEVTGLVLIDARPENDDRETKPVQAAENIAGNPSASLLSLLKRSGVLRLFQDQLLAGLVASQDRGAFINVISTPSYFAAKEQEAALASSTEDAIRGQSFGSLPVKVIARGLPQDYASFGVSEDAGRRLEAIWQEGQRNMLSLSSHSELIIAEKSGHMVIHDQPELVVQTILGMLAD; this is translated from the coding sequence ATGACCAACTCTTCAAGTCATCCGAAACCTGCTGCGCCGAAACTGCGAAGCAGGCTGCTTAAGCTACTGCTTATTCTTGTATCTGCCATCCTATTTCTCATAGGATCTGGGTTCCTATATGAAGCCATTGCCGCAAGCTCCGCCCGTAAAAGCTATCCTGCACCGGGCCGACTAGTGGATGCCGGCGGCTATAACCTGCACATTCGCCTGTTAGGAGCAGGAGCCCCGACTATTATTCTGGAGGCAGGCAGCGGCGAAACCAGCCTGTCGTGGAGAGAAATTCCTGAACTGTTAGCTGAACACGCAACCGTTGTCACTTACGATAGGGCCGGGTATGCCTGGAGCGAGCAGGCGGATACGGAACGCTCAGGCGCCAATATCGTGCGTGAGCTGCATACGGCACTGAAGAATGCAGAGATTCCCGGCCCTTACTTGATGGTCGGCCACTCTCTCGGCGGCATGTATGCCCGGCTGTTCACTCAGACCTACCCGGACGAAGTAACCGGACTGGTGCTGATTGATGCCAGACCCGAGAATGACGACCGCGAGACGAAGCCGGTTCAGGCCGCCGAGAATATTGCCGGCAACCCCAGCGCTTCCCTGCTGAGCCTGCTCAAGCGATCCGGTGTGCTGCGGCTATTCCAGGATCAGCTACTTGCGGGACTGGTTGCTTCACAGGACCGCGGGGCGTTCATTAACGTTATATCCACGCCAAGTTATTTTGCCGCCAAGGAGCAGGAAGCAGCGCTCGCCAGCTCTACCGAGGATGCCATCCGCGGACAGAGCTTCGGCTCCCTCCCGGTCAAGGTGATCGCTCGTGGCCTACCTCAGGACTATGCATCCTTCGGAGTCTCCGAAGATGCAGGCCGGCGGCTGGAAGCGATCTGGCAGGAGGGCCAGCGCAATATGCTGAGCCTCTCCTCCCATAGCGAGCTAATAATCGCGGAGAAGAGCGGCCATATGGTCATTCATGACCAGCCGGAGCTGGTGGTGCAGACGATTCTGGGGATGCTGGCAGACTAG